The Verrucomicrobiia bacterium DNA window GAAGAAGTTCGACGCGCTCGAAGCGCTTGAGGGTGTTGCGCTTGGCGCCAAGGGTGGAGGCGCCGCGCAGGCTGGGATGCTGTGACATAACAGTGCGAAATGACGGTTAGGCGGCGCCCGGGGCGCCAAAAACGAACGGCTTGTCTATCACGCCGGGGCCGGTCGGCA harbors:
- a CDS encoding small basic protein, which translates into the protein MSQHPSLRGASTLGAKRNTLKRFERVELLRKRGQWKPGDRVTGLRKTKPPE